AGGTCAGGGCGTGATAGCGATCGTTATCAATGCCGTCGTAACCCACTACATGCACGTCATCCGGCACCTTTTTGTCGAGGTCGGCCAGTGCCATACAAATGCCTGTTGCAACGATATCTGAAAAAGCAACAAAACCATCGGGACGCAAACCGGATTCCATCAATGTACGTATACGACGGTAGCTGTCCAATGCAGGCAGGCCGGTGCTGTTGCCAATTTCAATGACTTCAGAAGGAATCAATCCAGCTTCAATCAGCGCCCGGCGATATCCGGCGCGTCGTAATTGTGAGACCTGGTGATCGCCATTCAGACAGACAAAATAGATAGTCCGGCAATCGTTATCCAGCAGGTGCTGTGTTGCCAGAAAACCACCCTGTTCATCATTGGAGGCTACCCAGAATGAATCTTCTTTGGGTTCGCCAATATGAATCACCGGAATCCCGTCTTGGTCAATGGATTTTAATCTCGGGTCACTTTCATGAATGCCAATCGCAATAAATGCTTTGGCTTTTGTTTCTAACTGACCGTCAATAGAGAACTTGGCGCGTTTAGCGCGATAGCCTTTTTGTTGAAGATGGACTTTTAACACTTCATACACTTTCAGTGCAAAAGGAGAGATGGTGCCTAGTTCCAGCCCCAGAATAACACCAATACTGAAATCATCCTGACCATGTAGCTGGCGTGCCATGTAGTTTGGCTGGTAGTTCAGCTCTTTAGCAGCTTCCAATACCTTTTTGCGGGTGCTTTCTGAAACATATTTTCCCCCGTTCAGTACGCGACTCACGGTAGCGATGGAAAGCTCGGCCTGAGCTGCTACCTGAAGAATCGTTGCCTGACTCTCAGATTTGTTACGTCCCATAATTCAATCAATTACTGCGTGTGACTCCGGTAGGTCATCATAACAGGACTGTTACAGAGTGTATCTGAAAATATCGTTTTCTTGATTCTGATCAATTCACGACGTTGGTTGGTACCTTTGGTTATCTCTTGTTCAATTTTCTCAAAACCTTTTCATATTGCGTCAAAAGCTTACATTGGCAAAATGCAAACCACGCCAATGACGTAATTCATTTCTCAAAGGCATTTCATGTTAGTGCAGTAATTGGGGGTAATTATTGCTGCGCTGTTGTCTTGAAGTGTCTTGTTAAATACATAGATAAATAACCAGGGAGTCAGGAGCAGTGTCCAAACGCTTCTTTAAAGTAGTACCGCTGGCAGCCGCCGTTTCAGCTGTAATGTTTACCGGTAATGTATTAGCGGAAGAATCCACTGAATCCGTTATTCAGGAAGTGGTTTCTAACCCGACCGATATTTTGACTGATGGCTGGACTGTGAATGGTTATATTCGCACAGGTGTCCGTTTTACTGATAAAGGTATCAGTACTCATAATGAATTTGGCAAGCCTGATTATCACACCGCTGGTACAACAGGCCACAATGCGAATCAGGTTGAATTCGTTATTGGAAAGAAAACCGAATTTCAGAATGGAGTCTGGTCTGAACTGGGTATTCGTGCGGAATACGGTAACGGTAATTCTTACTTCTACTCCTCTCCTGGCA
Above is a window of Endozoicomonas montiporae CL-33 DNA encoding:
- a CDS encoding LacI family DNA-binding transcriptional regulator gives rise to the protein MGRNKSESQATILQVAAQAELSIATVSRVLNGGKYVSESTRKKVLEAAKELNYQPNYMARQLHGQDDFSIGVILGLELGTISPFALKVYEVLKVHLQQKGYRAKRAKFSIDGQLETKAKAFIAIGIHESDPRLKSIDQDGIPVIHIGEPKEDSFWVASNDEQGGFLATQHLLDNDCRTIYFVCLNGDHQVSQLRRAGYRRALIEAGLIPSEVIEIGNSTGLPALDSYRRIRTLMESGLRPDGFVAFSDIVATGICMALADLDKKVPDDVHVVGYDGIDNDRYHALTSVCQNIEGIASKAANLVIEAIRNEAPRGEFLNVILRQGHTTGVPTVIAQAS